The Leptospira paudalimensis region CAGGCCCTACAACAGCTCCGTTTCCAAGACCTTGCACACCATGACAAGGAGTGCAATAAGTTTGGTAACGTTTTTCCCCAATCATCAAATCCCCTAAACTCACCTTTCCAATTGGATTTTTTAATCCTTTGTCTGGACCTGGAAGAGTATCAGGAGTTGCTTCTGCCGCATATGGGTATGGAAAGTATCCTACTGGGATCGCACCTTTTGGTGGAATCCTTGAAGCTGAACCATTGGAAGCAAATGAATCCGCTTCTTGTGATTCTCTTGCAGGAGAGTCATACATATTCGGAAAGTATTCATAAACGGGAGTTTTATAATCACAGTTTGCGACAAAAACTAACGCCACAAGTGCGAAAACTCGAAAGATGTTTTGTTTCATTTTTGGTTCTCCGGTTTCACAACGGTTACTTCGGATCCGCCAAGACTTTTCACAAACGAAACCACATCGGATTCGTTATAACCTTTGGCAGACTTTGGAATCCAAAGACCGAATTTATGAGACGTCAAATCTGGGTGAAGGATCCGACGTGTCGCTTTGGGAATACCGCTTAAAAAACATAAAGCAGCTACTGTATAAATCCCTGCGGCAAATACAGTTAATTCAAAGATGATTGGCACATAGGCAAACCAAGCGTTGAGAGCTTTTCCCGAGATATTGAGAGGCCAGTCATGTGCATGTGTTAAGTATTGGAACAAAATTCCAATCGTGCATCCAAAAATCCCGGCAAAGAAAGTGACCCAAGGGAGTCCTGATCTAGGAGTTCCCATGGCTTCGTCAATTCCATGCACTGGGTAAGGGAGGATACAATCAAAACCGATGTAATCCTTTGCCTTTGTTTTTTCCGCAGCATGCATAATGGCTTCTGGAGTATCGAAAATTCCGAGAACTCCTTCATCCATTTCTTTGTATTTATGAAACTGTTCTAATTTTGGAAGATACATACTAGTGGTGTGCTCCTTCTTTTTGTGGCATCACTGTTTTTACTTCTGCAATCGCAATCACTGGCATAATTCGGCACCAGAGAAGGAAGAGAGTAAAGAAGATACCGAACGTTCCGATTAACATCGCGTAGTCGAAAAGAGTCGGTGTATACATAGCCCAGCTGGATGGTAAAAAGTCTCGGTTCAGTGTCATCATGATCACAAAACGTTCGAACCACATACCCACGTTCACCACAAGGGAGGCAACAAACATCACAGGGATGTTGTAACGAAGTTTGCGGAACCAGAACACCTGTGGAGAAAGCACGTTACAGGAAATCATAATGAAGTAAGCCCAA contains the following coding sequences:
- a CDS encoding c-type cytochrome, with the protein product MKQNIFRVFALVALVFVANCDYKTPVYEYFPNMYDSPARESQEADSFASNGSASRIPPKGAIPVGYFPYPYAAEATPDTLPGPDKGLKNPIGKVSLGDLMIGEKRYQTYCTPCHGVQGLGNGAVVGPAPKFQQPPPSVVSDKIRGWSDGQIYHIITMGRGLMGSYAYQIEPEDRWKLIAYIRKLQEYEVKNKKAN
- a CDS encoding DUF3341 domain-containing protein, with the protein product MYLPKLEQFHKYKEMDEGVLGIFDTPEAIMHAAEKTKAKDYIGFDCILPYPVHGIDEAMGTPRSGLPWVTFFAGIFGCTIGILFQYLTHAHDWPLNISGKALNAWFAYVPIIFELTVFAAGIYTVAALCFLSGIPKATRRILHPDLTSHKFGLWIPKSAKGYNESDVVSFVKSLGGSEVTVVKPENQK